The proteins below come from a single Falco peregrinus isolate bFalPer1 chromosome Z, bFalPer1.pri, whole genome shotgun sequence genomic window:
- the DNAJC25 gene encoding dnaJ homolog subfamily C member 25 isoform X2: MAAGGGAGPGRRWLLSLWLCAAVLPRAARGLTEGLYCGRRVCYEVLGVSRQASKVEIARAYRQLARKYHPDRYRGEAAAPGGGGPQAAHEKFLLIATAYETLKDEETRKDYDYMLDHPEEYYRHYYHYYSRRLAPKVDVRIVILVMVCAISVFQFFSWWSSYNEAINYLATVPKYRIQATEIARQQGLLNKTKEKGKNRRSKEEIREEEEEIIKDIIKNKIDIKGGYQKPKIHDILLFQILLAPFYLGKYLVWNCWWIYCFSIKGQEYGVEEKLYIIRKYMKMSPSQFDSLEDHQKETFLERRLWIREKYERKNDMIWIPYCF; encoded by the exons atggcggccggcggcggcgcggggccggggcggcgctGGCTGCTGAGCCTGTGGCTGTGCGCGGCCGTGCTGccgcgggcggcgcggggcctGACGGAGGGGCTGTACTGCGGGCGGCGCGTCTGCTACGAGGTGCTGGGCGTCAGCCGGCAGGCCAGCAAGGTGGAGATCGCCCGCGCCTACCGGCAGCTGGCCCGCAAGTACCACCCCGACCGCTACCGCGGAGAagcggcggcgccgggcggcggcggcccgcaGGCGGCGCACGAGAAGTTCCTCCTCATCGCCACCGCCTACGAGACCCTCAAG GATGAAGAAACACGTAAAGATTATGACTACATGTTGGATCATCCAGAAGAGTATTACAGGCATTATTACCACTACTACAGCAGGAGATTGGCACCTAAAGTGGATGTCAGAATAGTGATTCTTGTTATGGTGTGTGCCATCTCCGTGTTTCAG TTCTTCAGCTGGTGGAGTAGTTACAACGAAGCTATCAACTACCTAGCTACAGTGCCAAAATACCGTATACAAGCTACTGAGATTGCCAGGCAACAAGGTTTACTCAACAAGactaaagaaaaaggcaagaacaGGCGCTCTAAAGAAGAAATTCGcgaagaggaggaagaaatcaTCAaagacattattaaaaataaaatagatataAAAGGCGGTTATCAGAAGCCCAAGATACATGATATCCTTCTATTTCAGATCCTTCTTGCTCCTTTTTACTTGGGCAAATACTTAGTTTGGAACTGTTGGTGGATTTATTGTTTCTCTATTAAAGGGCAAGAATATGGTGTGGAAGAGAAGCTGTATATCATACGAAAGTACATGAAAATGTCTCCTTCTCAGTTTGACAGCCTAGAAGATCATCAAAAAGAGACCTTTCTTGAACGGCGACTGTGGATACGAGAAAAGTATGAG